The following proteins come from a genomic window of Limnohabitans sp. 103DPR2:
- the mutY gene encoding A/G-specific adenine glycosylase — protein MPKAIKPAVSLAETLVAWQKVHGRNHLPWQNTRDPYRVWLSEIMLQQTQVSTVLAYYAKFLENFPTVADLAAAPQDKVMGLWSGLGYYSRARNLHQCAKDVVSRFGGEFPNNSEALITLPGIGRSTAAAVASFCFSERVAIMDGNVKRVLTRVWGFADDLSVAKNEKVLWQMAQEALPTRNLQTAMPRYSQAIMDLGATVCLPRKPHCDECPVQTQCKAHALGEPEKYPVKTRKLKRSSEVLWLMLAQNARGEVWLEKRPASGIWASLYSLPVFDSEEAMQAALTPSLQKASLAGALKWDVLPAFKHVLTHKDLHCHVVKLKAVKGAPVLSEGAWWSEKEWTSLGLPQPVRHLLSSSL, from the coding sequence ATGCCAAAAGCGATAAAACCTGCGGTCAGTTTGGCCGAGACCTTGGTGGCATGGCAGAAGGTGCATGGCCGCAACCACTTGCCCTGGCAAAACACACGTGATCCTTATCGGGTGTGGTTGTCTGAAATCATGTTGCAACAAACGCAGGTCAGTACAGTGCTGGCGTACTACGCCAAGTTTTTAGAAAATTTTCCCACTGTGGCCGATTTGGCGGCAGCGCCCCAAGACAAAGTGATGGGCCTGTGGAGTGGATTAGGCTATTACAGCCGTGCGCGCAATTTGCATCAATGCGCCAAAGATGTGGTGTCACGCTTTGGTGGTGAGTTTCCAAACAATTCAGAAGCCTTGATCACCTTGCCAGGTATCGGCAGATCCACTGCGGCCGCTGTGGCGTCGTTTTGTTTCTCGGAACGTGTGGCCATCATGGATGGCAATGTGAAGCGTGTTCTCACGCGCGTGTGGGGCTTCGCAGATGATTTGTCGGTGGCCAAGAACGAAAAAGTGTTGTGGCAAATGGCGCAAGAGGCGCTACCTACTCGAAACCTCCAAACCGCCATGCCGCGCTACTCACAAGCCATCATGGATTTGGGGGCCACGGTGTGCTTGCCGCGCAAGCCCCATTGCGATGAATGCCCTGTGCAAACGCAATGCAAAGCCCATGCACTTGGCGAACCCGAAAAGTATCCCGTCAAAACGCGCAAGCTCAAACGCAGCAGCGAAGTGCTGTGGCTGATGCTGGCGCAAAACGCGCGGGGTGAGGTGTGGTTGGAAAAAAGACCTGCGTCTGGCATCTGGGCCAGCCTTTACAGCTTGCCTGTCTTTGATTCAGAGGAAGCGATGCAAGCTGCTTTAACGCCGTCATTGCAAAAGGCTTCGCTTGCTGGCGCTTTGAAGTGGGACGTGTTGCCTGCTTTCAAACATGTGCTGACGCACAAAGATTTGCATTGTCACGTGGTCAAACTCAAAGCAGTCAAAGGAGCGCCTGTGTTGTCCGAGGGCGCGTGGTGGTCAGAAAAAGAATGGACCTCGTTGGGCTTGCCACAGCCCGTGCGTCACTTGCTGTCGAGTTCTCTGTGA
- the rapZ gene encoding RNase adapter RapZ translates to MEIVLITGMSGSGKSVALHALEDAGFYCVDNLPPELLIPFAELERDQKEQRVAIAIDVRSATSLPMMPGQLEVLRNLGFQVTSIYLDAASDTLLRRYSETRRRHPLSGRNAAEGERALTESIEYERELLSNLRESAHIIDTSLLRAAQLQSYVKSLVSSPAAKLTLVFESFAFKRGIPLDADYVFDVRMLPNPHYESALRPMSGKDEPVQKFLQSYSEVNLMQSQIESFLDQWLPALEKDHRNYITVAIGCTGGQHRSVYLVEKLSQRFAANWLTLKRHRELDSK, encoded by the coding sequence ATGGAAATCGTATTGATCACTGGCATGTCGGGTTCCGGAAAGTCCGTGGCTTTGCACGCGCTGGAAGATGCAGGTTTTTATTGCGTCGACAACCTGCCACCCGAACTGCTCATTCCGTTTGCTGAACTAGAGCGTGATCAAAAAGAACAGCGTGTGGCCATTGCCATTGATGTGCGCAGTGCCACTTCTTTGCCCATGATGCCGGGTCAATTGGAAGTCTTGCGCAATTTAGGCTTTCAAGTCACGTCCATTTACCTCGATGCTGCGTCCGACACTTTGCTGCGCCGCTATTCCGAGACACGACGTCGCCACCCTTTGTCTGGCAGAAATGCGGCCGAAGGCGAACGCGCGCTGACCGAATCCATTGAGTACGAACGCGAGCTCTTGTCCAATCTGCGCGAATCTGCGCACATCATCGACACCAGCTTGCTGCGCGCCGCACAGCTGCAAAGCTATGTGAAATCTTTGGTCAGCTCGCCCGCTGCCAAACTCACCTTGGTGTTTGAATCCTTTGCCTTCAAGCGCGGCATCCCACTCGATGCCGATTACGTGTTTGATGTACGCATGTTGCCCAACCCGCACTACGAGTCGGCGCTGCGCCCCATGTCGGGCAAAGACGAGCCTGTGCAAAAGTTTTTGCAAAGCTATTCCGAAGTCAATTTGATGCAAAGTCAAATTGAGAGTTTTTTAGACCAATGGTTACCTGCGCTTGAAAAAGACCACCGCAACTACATCACCGTGGCCATTGGGTGCACGGGTGGTCAACATCGTTCGGTTTATTTGGTCGAAAAACTCAGCCAGCGCTTTGCTGCCAATTGGCTGACTTTAAAGCGTCACAGAGAACTCGACAGCAAGTGA
- the recN gene encoding DNA repair protein RecN — MALRHISLRDFVIVRQLDLDLSQGFSVLTGETGAGKSILIDALQLALGERADSSVVREGAARCEVSAEFDCPPQANAVLEEAGFEVADTLLLRRSVDPQGKSRAWVNGSPATATQLRALGEMLLDIHGQHAWQSLTRPDAVRGLLDAYAGISTDALKTAWQTWRQAQQAVQQAKSAQDSLSREQERLAWQIGELDKLAPALDEWEELNTQHTRLSHAQALIDAGQSALAALDGDESARMGSLSGAIALLSQAISNLQDQAHVEPEFQSIAEVLQSSLAQAEDAVHSLQSYLRKTDLDPDRLNELDQRMSQWMSLARRYKRPPEELAGLLAGWKQELNALEAASDLEGLEAQAKAAGQAYQTEAKKLSQQRKKAAPKLSQAVTQAMQNLGMQGGRFEVALIALDDAAQHGLEDIQFLVAGHAGSTPRPVGKVASGGELSRIALAIAVTTSELGEAGTLIFDEVDSGVGGAVAETVGRLMKQLGVHRQVLAVTHLPQVASCADHHLLVSKSSSKEGVSSNVSHIAGEQRVTEIARMLGGEKLSATTLAHAREMLTK, encoded by the coding sequence ATGGCGCTGCGTCACATCAGTCTGCGCGATTTTGTCATCGTGCGCCAACTCGACCTCGATCTATCGCAAGGCTTCAGCGTGCTCACAGGCGAAACAGGCGCTGGCAAATCCATCCTGATCGATGCCCTGCAATTGGCACTCGGCGAACGCGCAGATTCCAGCGTGGTGCGCGAAGGTGCCGCGCGTTGCGAAGTGTCAGCTGAATTTGACTGCCCGCCGCAAGCGAACGCGGTTTTAGAAGAAGCAGGATTCGAAGTCGCTGACACACTTTTGCTCAGACGCAGCGTCGACCCTCAAGGCAAAAGCCGCGCATGGGTCAATGGCAGCCCAGCCACTGCCACCCAATTGCGCGCCTTGGGCGAAATGCTGCTCGACATCCATGGCCAACACGCCTGGCAAAGCCTCACGCGCCCAGATGCAGTGCGCGGCTTGCTTGACGCCTATGCGGGCATCAGCACCGATGCACTCAAAACTGCTTGGCAAACTTGGCGTCAAGCCCAGCAAGCGGTGCAACAAGCCAAGAGCGCACAAGATTCCTTAAGCCGTGAGCAAGAGCGCTTGGCCTGGCAAATTGGTGAGCTCGACAAACTGGCACCCGCCTTGGATGAATGGGAAGAGCTCAACACGCAGCACACGCGCCTGTCGCATGCGCAAGCCCTGATTGATGCCGGCCAGTCGGCCTTGGCCGCCCTGGATGGCGACGAGTCAGCACGCATGGGCAGCCTTAGCGGCGCCATTGCTTTGCTGTCCCAAGCCATCAGCAATTTGCAAGATCAAGCCCACGTCGAGCCCGAATTTCAAAGCATTGCAGAAGTGCTGCAGTCGAGTTTGGCCCAAGCCGAGGATGCAGTGCATTCACTGCAAAGTTATTTGCGCAAAACCGATTTAGACCCCGATCGATTGAACGAGCTGGATCAGCGCATGTCGCAGTGGATGTCTTTAGCGCGCCGCTACAAACGCCCCCCCGAAGAACTCGCGGGCTTGCTGGCAGGTTGGAAACAAGAGCTCAATGCCTTGGAAGCTGCCAGCGATTTAGAAGGCTTGGAAGCACAAGCCAAAGCGGCCGGTCAAGCCTATCAAACCGAGGCTAAAAAACTGTCGCAACAGCGCAAAAAAGCGGCGCCCAAATTGTCACAAGCTGTGACGCAGGCCATGCAAAACTTGGGCATGCAAGGTGGCCGATTTGAAGTGGCTCTGATTGCATTAGACGATGCTGCGCAGCATGGCTTGGAAGACATTCAGTTTTTGGTAGCGGGTCACGCTGGCAGCACGCCTCGCCCTGTTGGCAAGGTGGCGTCTGGCGGAGAACTCTCGCGCATTGCCTTGGCCATTGCCGTCACCACCAGCGAGTTGGGCGAAGCAGGCACCTTGATCTTTGACGAGGTTGACTCGGGTGTTGGCGGTGCTGTGGCCGAAACAGTAGGCCGCCTCATGAAGCAATTGGGCGTGCACCGCCAAGTTCTGGCCGTCACCCACTTGCCCCAAGTGGCCTCTTGCGCAGACCACCATTTGCTGGTGAGCAAGTCGAGCAGCAAAGAAGGTGTGAGCAGCAACGTGTCGCACATTGCCGGTGAGCAGCGCGTGACCGAAATTGCACGCATGCTGGGCGGCGAAAAACTCTCTGCCACCACCTTGGCGCATGCGCGCGAAATGCTGACCAAGTAA
- a CDS encoding NAD kinase — protein sequence MKSKFRHVALFGKYHAVVSGAALESSRRVLDDVAQFISRIGAEVVLEAGTAEHLGLNLYPTLKMAEIGQQCDLGVVIGGDGTMLGIGRQVAQYGLPLIGINQGRLGFITDIPMGQFEQTLQPMLVGQFEEEQRSMLHAKVWRDKHCVFDTFAMNDVVVNRGATSGMVELRIEVDGRFVATQRADGLIVATPTGSTAYSLSAGGPLMHPTLGGWVIAPIAPHTLSNRPIVLPDTSHISIEIVSGRDASANFDMQSLASLLLGDQITVEQSIHKVRFLHPQGWNYFDTLRKKMHWNEGGV from the coding sequence ATGAAGTCTAAATTTCGTCACGTTGCGCTTTTTGGCAAGTACCACGCCGTGGTTTCTGGCGCGGCTTTGGAAAGCTCGCGTCGGGTACTGGACGATGTGGCCCAATTCATCAGTCGCATCGGCGCCGAAGTGGTGCTGGAAGCCGGCACCGCCGAGCATCTAGGCCTCAACCTCTACCCCACCCTCAAAATGGCCGAAATCGGCCAGCAATGCGATTTGGGCGTGGTGATTGGTGGCGATGGCACCATGCTGGGCATTGGCCGCCAGGTGGCGCAATACGGATTGCCGCTCATTGGCATCAACCAAGGTCGCTTGGGCTTTATCACTGATATTCCCATGGGCCAGTTTGAGCAAACCCTCCAGCCTATGCTGGTGGGCCAATTTGAAGAAGAGCAGCGCAGCATGCTGCACGCCAAGGTGTGGCGCGACAAGCATTGTGTGTTTGACACCTTTGCCATGAACGACGTGGTGGTCAACCGCGGTGCCACCTCGGGCATGGTGGAACTTCGCATTGAAGTCGATGGCCGCTTTGTGGCCACGCAGCGTGCCGACGGCCTCATTGTGGCCACGCCCACAGGCTCCACCGCTTATTCCTTGTCGGCCGGTGGCCCGCTCATGCATCCCACTTTGGGCGGCTGGGTCATTGCCCCTATTGCGCCGCACACACTGTCCAATCGTCCCATCGTGTTGCCGGACACCTCGCACATCAGCATTGAAATTGTGTCGGGCCGCGACGCCAGTGCCAACTTTGACATGCAGTCTTTGGCCAGCCTGTTGTTGGGCGATCAAATTACCGTCGAGCAGTCAATTCACAAAGTGCGGTTTTTGCATCCACAAGGATGGAACTACTTTGACACCTTGCGCAAAAAAATGCACTGGAACGAGGGAGGCGTTTAA
- the hrcA gene encoding heat-inducible transcriptional repressor HrcA produces the protein MLDDRAKLLLKALVERYIADGQPVGSRTLSKASGLELSPATIRNVMSDLEELGLIASPHTSAGRVPTNRGYRLFVDTMLTVQKGELPTQRLAPDQPQKVIANAANLLSSLSHYVGVVMAPKRASVFRHIEFLRLSEKRVLLIIVSPEGDVQNRVIFTEADYSQSQLIEASNYLNAHYAGMAIEQVRMRVKQELVNLQSEIASLMQAAVQMSSEALSEDEGDVVISGERNLLSVSDFSSDMGNLRQAFDLFEQKTQLMRLLDVSSQADGVRIFIGGESQFVPMQELSVVSAPYEVDGHVVGTLGVIGPTRMPYERMIQIVDITSKMVGNALSQSK, from the coding sequence ATGCTAGATGATCGTGCCAAGTTATTGCTCAAAGCGCTGGTTGAACGCTACATTGCGGACGGCCAGCCTGTGGGGTCCCGCACGCTGTCCAAGGCGTCCGGGCTTGAATTATCCCCTGCCACCATTCGAAATGTCATGTCCGACCTCGAGGAGTTGGGCCTGATTGCCAGTCCGCATACATCGGCTGGCAGGGTGCCCACCAATAGGGGTTATCGCCTATTTGTCGACACCATGTTGACGGTTCAAAAGGGCGAATTGCCCACCCAAAGGCTGGCGCCTGACCAACCGCAAAAGGTCATTGCCAACGCCGCCAACCTGTTGTCCAGTTTGTCGCATTACGTGGGTGTGGTGATGGCGCCTAAACGTGCGTCGGTGTTCAGGCACATTGAATTTTTGCGTTTGTCTGAAAAACGCGTGTTGCTGATCATTGTCTCGCCCGAAGGGGACGTGCAAAACCGCGTCATCTTTACCGAGGCTGATTATTCACAAAGCCAGTTGATTGAAGCGTCCAATTATTTGAACGCGCATTACGCGGGCATGGCCATCGAACAAGTTCGCATGCGTGTGAAGCAAGAGCTGGTCAACTTGCAGTCTGAAATTGCCAGCCTCATGCAGGCTGCGGTGCAAATGAGTTCAGAGGCTTTGAGTGAAGACGAAGGCGATGTGGTGATTTCTGGCGAGCGCAACTTGTTGTCGGTGAGTGACTTCTCTAGCGACATGGGCAACTTGCGTCAGGCCTTTGATTTGTTTGAGCAAAAAACGCAGCTCATGCGACTGCTCGATGTGTCTAGTCAGGCTGATGGTGTGCGTATTTTCATTGGCGGTGAAAGCCAGTTTGTGCCCATGCAAGAGTTGTCGGTGGTCAGTGCGCCTTATGAGGTGGACGGCCATGTGGTGGGCACGTTAGGCGTTATTGGTCCGACACGCATGCCCTACGAGCGCATGATTCAAATTGTGGACATCACGTCCAAGATGGTGGGCAACGCTTTGAGTCAGTCGAAGTAA
- a CDS encoding VOC family protein, translated as MKISRIHHAAYRCKDAKETVEWYAKNLNMDFVLAIAEDLVPSTKAPDPYMHIFLDAGGGNVLAFFELPNSPEMGRDENTPAWVQHMAFEVDSMETLLAAKAKLEANGVEVLGPTNHTIFKSIYFFDPNGHRLELATNTGTPEMYKTLDEVKWDMLNEWSKTKRAPKHAAWMHEPS; from the coding sequence ATGAAAATTAGCAGAATTCACCACGCGGCTTATCGCTGCAAAGACGCCAAAGAAACCGTCGAGTGGTACGCCAAAAACTTGAACATGGATTTTGTGCTGGCCATTGCCGAAGACTTGGTGCCCTCCACCAAAGCGCCCGATCCTTACATGCACATCTTTTTGGATGCAGGTGGTGGCAACGTGCTGGCCTTCTTTGAATTGCCCAACTCGCCCGAAATGGGCCGCGATGAAAACACCCCTGCGTGGGTGCAGCACATGGCCTTCGAAGTGGACAGCATGGAAACCTTGCTGGCCGCCAAAGCCAAGCTAGAGGCCAATGGCGTTGAAGTGTTGGGCCCCACCAACCACACCATCTTCAAAAGCATTTATTTCTTTGATCCCAACGGTCACCGTTTGGAACTGGCCACCAACACCGGCACGCCCGAGATGTACAAAACCTTGGACGAAGTGAAGTGGGACATGCTGAACGAGTGGAGCAAAACCAAGCGCGCACCCAAGCATGCGGCTTGGATGCATGAACCTTCTTGA
- the hppD gene encoding 4-hydroxyphenylpyruvate dioxygenase produces MADLFDNPMGLCGFEFVEFASPVAGVIEPLFEKMGFSLVAKHRSKDVVLYRQGDINFIVNREPRSLAGYFAAEHGPCACALAFRVKDSHKAYARALDMGAQPVEVPTGPMELRLPAIKGIGGAPLYLIDRYEDGRSIYDIDFEFIEGADRHPVGHGFKIIDHLTHNVYKGRMAFWGAFYEKIFNFREIRYFDIKGAHTGLTSRAMTAPDGLIRIPLNEESGKNGGQIEEYLMQFNGEGIQHIALRTDDLMKSVDALQMAGIPLMTAPNDIYYEMLEERLKGHGEPVAELQARGILLDGSTANGEKRLLLQIFSQTLLGPVFFEFIQRKADEGFGEGNFKALFESLERDQIRRGALQIDA; encoded by the coding sequence ATGGCTGATTTGTTTGACAACCCGATGGGTTTGTGCGGTTTCGAGTTCGTAGAGTTTGCATCTCCCGTGGCGGGTGTCATAGAGCCCTTGTTTGAAAAAATGGGCTTCTCTTTGGTGGCCAAACACCGCTCCAAAGACGTGGTTCTGTACCGCCAAGGCGACATCAATTTCATTGTCAACCGCGAACCCAGAAGCTTGGCGGGCTACTTTGCCGCAGAGCATGGTCCTTGCGCTTGCGCGCTGGCGTTTCGAGTCAAAGACTCGCACAAAGCCTACGCTCGTGCGCTAGACATGGGCGCGCAACCCGTCGAGGTGCCGACAGGGCCGATGGAGTTAAGACTGCCCGCCATCAAAGGCATCGGCGGTGCGCCCCTGTATTTGATCGATCGTTACGAAGACGGCAGGAGTATTTACGACATCGACTTTGAATTCATTGAAGGTGCAGACCGCCACCCCGTGGGCCATGGCTTCAAAATCATTGACCACCTTACCCACAATGTGTACAAGGGTCGCATGGCGTTTTGGGGCGCTTTTTACGAGAAGATTTTTAACTTTCGCGAAATCCGTTACTTCGACATCAAAGGCGCACATACCGGCCTCACCAGCCGCGCCATGACGGCACCCGATGGCCTCATTCGCATTCCTTTGAACGAAGAATCTGGCAAAAATGGCGGACAAATTGAAGAGTATTTGATGCAGTTCAACGGCGAAGGCATTCAGCACATTGCGTTGCGCACGGACGACCTGATGAAAAGCGTTGACGCCCTGCAAATGGCCGGCATTCCGCTCATGACGGCCCCCAACGACATCTACTACGAGATGCTGGAAGAGCGCCTGAAAGGTCATGGCGAACCAGTGGCAGAATTACAGGCACGCGGCATCTTGTTGGACGGCTCCACGGCCAATGGCGAAAAGCGTTTGTTGTTGCAAATCTTCTCGCAAACTTTGTTGGGCCCAGTGTTCTTCGAATTTATCCAGCGCAAGGCCGATGAGGGCTTTGGCGAAGGTAACTTCAAAGCATTGTTTGAGTCCTTGGAACGTGATCAAATTAGACGTGGCGCCCTTCAAATAGACGCCTAA
- a CDS encoding hydroxymethylglutaryl-CoA lyase — protein MPTLPATAIVREVGLRDGLQSIQTILPTAQKIEWVKQAYAAGQREIEVGSFVPPKLMPQLADTWDVLAFAKTLPGLAASVLIPNLKGAERALEGDADLMVLPLSASHAHSLANLRKTPDEVVQELARIRAARDASGKKTLIEGGVGTAFGCTLQGEVKVEEVLRLMQALLDAGADRVSLADTVGYADPHSVSVLVEKALRIAGNKLCCGHFHDTRGLALANAYATLSLGIQRFDASLAGIGGCPHAPGASGNAATEDLAFMLEACGVKTGIDIPKLLALRQQVAGWLTGEQTNGTLWRAGLPKNFKGALHG, from the coding sequence ATGCCCACTTTGCCCGCCACTGCCATCGTTCGAGAAGTCGGTCTGCGCGATGGCCTGCAAAGCATTCAAACCATTTTGCCCACAGCGCAAAAAATAGAGTGGGTCAAGCAGGCCTACGCGGCTGGTCAGCGCGAAATTGAAGTGGGCTCTTTTGTACCGCCCAAACTCATGCCGCAACTGGCAGACACCTGGGACGTACTGGCCTTTGCCAAAACACTGCCCGGCCTCGCGGCCTCTGTGCTCATCCCCAATTTGAAAGGTGCCGAACGCGCATTGGAAGGCGATGCCGACCTGATGGTCTTGCCTTTGTCGGCCAGCCATGCACACAGCCTGGCCAACTTGCGCAAAACGCCCGATGAAGTGGTGCAAGAGCTGGCGCGCATTCGCGCAGCACGCGATGCCTCTGGCAAGAAGACCCTTATTGAAGGGGGTGTGGGTACTGCGTTTGGTTGCACCTTGCAAGGCGAAGTGAAAGTGGAAGAAGTGCTGCGCCTCATGCAGGCCTTGTTAGACGCTGGCGCAGACCGCGTGAGTTTGGCCGACACCGTGGGCTATGCCGACCCGCACTCGGTCAGCGTGCTGGTAGAAAAAGCCTTGCGCATCGCTGGCAACAAACTCTGCTGCGGCCACTTTCACGACACGCGCGGCTTGGCACTGGCCAACGCCTATGCCACGCTCAGCCTGGGCATTCAACGCTTTGATGCGTCGCTCGCCGGCATTGGCGGCTGCCCCCATGCACCTGGCGCCAGCGGCAACGCGGCCACCGAAGACTTGGCCTTTATGCTGGAAGCGTGTGGCGTGAAGACGGGCATCGATATTCCCAAACTGTTGGCCTTGCGCCAGCAAGTGGCTGGATGGCTGACAGGGGAACAAACCAATGGCACTTTGTGGCGCGCTGGCTTGCCCAAGAATTTCAAAGGAGCACTTCATGGCTGA
- a CDS encoding Y-family DNA polymerase: MSSAPQAPVQQLALVDCNNFYVSCERLFRPDLRNVPVVVLSNNDGCVVSRSNEAKALGVRMGQPWFECKALVAEHGVFALSSNYALYADLSNRVMQILSEYSPRSEVYSIDECFVDLTGTPNLREVSYAMRQRVMQWTGIPVCVGIGPTKTLAKLANHVAKKHPRSQGVFNFNALTEAQKDKLLTQLPVEEVWGVGRKLTKRLAEYNIHTVQDLKTAHTPTLRADFGVVIEKTQRELQEIPCVDLQEITPDKQQIISSRSFGNMVTELPVLKDALSTFVANACAKLRAQNSQAAVIQAFLHTNRFRKDLPQYSPSLAVPLPYPTNDSLVIFRWVDALCERMYKPEYQYKKAGIVLSDISPVTHYQGDLLEEPAPAQGTLMQTLDALNQRFGRGAVKVSTQGAYSGWQMRQERRSPNYTTDWTEVPVV, translated from the coding sequence ATGAGTTCTGCCCCACAAGCACCCGTTCAACAACTGGCCCTGGTCGATTGCAACAACTTCTACGTCAGCTGCGAACGCTTGTTCCGCCCCGACCTGCGCAACGTGCCCGTGGTAGTGCTGTCCAACAACGATGGCTGCGTGGTGTCGCGCTCCAACGAGGCCAAGGCTTTGGGCGTGCGCATGGGCCAGCCTTGGTTTGAGTGCAAAGCATTGGTGGCAGAGCACGGTGTGTTTGCACTCAGCAGCAACTACGCTTTGTACGCCGACTTGTCCAACCGCGTGATGCAAATTTTGAGCGAGTACTCGCCGCGCTCGGAGGTGTATTCCATTGACGAATGTTTTGTCGACCTCACCGGCACACCCAACTTGCGCGAGGTGAGTTACGCCATGCGCCAGCGCGTGATGCAGTGGACGGGTATTCCAGTTTGCGTGGGCATTGGGCCTACCAAAACACTGGCCAAGCTGGCCAACCATGTGGCCAAGAAGCATCCACGCTCGCAAGGTGTGTTCAATTTCAACGCGCTCACTGAAGCACAAAAAGACAAGCTACTCACACAATTGCCTGTGGAGGAAGTGTGGGGCGTGGGTCGCAAGCTCACCAAGCGTTTGGCCGAGTACAACATTCACACGGTGCAAGATTTAAAAACCGCACACACGCCCACCTTGCGCGCCGACTTTGGCGTGGTGATAGAAAAAACCCAACGCGAATTACAAGAAATACCCTGCGTCGATTTGCAAGAAATTACACCCGACAAACAGCAAATCATTTCCAGCCGGTCGTTTGGCAACATGGTCACCGAACTGCCTGTTTTAAAAGATGCGCTGTCGACGTTTGTGGCCAACGCCTGCGCCAAACTGCGCGCACAAAACAGCCAAGCGGCTGTCATTCAAGCGTTTTTACACACCAATCGTTTTAGAAAAGACTTACCGCAGTACTCACCCAGCTTGGCCGTGCCACTGCCCTACCCCACCAACGACAGCCTGGTCATTTTCAGATGGGTAGACGCGCTGTGCGAGCGCATGTACAAGCCCGAGTACCAATACAAAAAAGCCGGCATTGTGTTGAGCGACATCAGCCCCGTCACGCACTACCAAGGCGACTTGCTAGAAGAGCCTGCGCCTGCGCAAGGTACGCTCATGCAAACCTTGGACGCCCTGAACCAACGCTTTGGCCGGGGCGCAGTGAAGGTGTCCACGCAAGGCGCCTACAGCGGGTGGCAAATGCGGCAAGAAAGACGATCGCCCAACTACACCACCGATTGGACAGAGGTGCCAGTGGTCTAG
- a CDS encoding LexA family protein: MPTTAFITPQPINPTAPKLWLNMCAWKVPAGFPSPAADHTQKRIDLNDHLIRNKEATFIFKVKGDSMVGAGIYEGDALVIDRSIEAKHNNIVLAVLNNEFTVKRLYKRGGVVKLVAENALYPPIVVKSGEELSVWGVVTYNLHKLY, encoded by the coding sequence ATGCCTACAACTGCTTTCATCACACCTCAGCCAATAAACCCCACCGCCCCCAAGCTGTGGCTCAACATGTGCGCCTGGAAAGTGCCCGCTGGCTTTCCCTCGCCCGCAGCCGACCACACCCAAAAACGCATTGACCTCAACGACCACCTCATTCGCAACAAAGAGGCCACGTTCATTTTCAAAGTAAAGGGCGACTCCATGGTGGGCGCGGGCATTTACGAAGGTGACGCCCTCGTCATCGATCGCTCCATTGAAGCCAAGCACAACAACATTGTGCTGGCCGTGCTCAACAACGAGTTCACCGTGAAGCGTTTGTACAAGCGCGGTGGCGTGGTCAAGCTGGTCGCCGAAAACGCTTTGTACCCACCCATTGTGGTCAAGAGCGGCGAGGAGCTCAGCGTTTGGGGCGTGGTCACTTACAACTTGCACAAGCTGTATTGA
- a CDS encoding helix-turn-helix domain-containing protein: protein MKIETSRIHELAKALETERKRQKLSREEAAAVCGVSTSFIRDVEAHPESCSLGKLVRLASGLGLTFHITGLSQTEGDPS from the coding sequence ATGAAGATTGAAACATCACGCATCCATGAGTTGGCCAAAGCGCTAGAAACCGAGCGCAAACGACAAAAATTGTCTCGTGAAGAGGCTGCTGCAGTTTGCGGTGTGAGTACTTCATTCATTCGAGATGTGGAGGCCCATCCAGAAAGCTGCAGTCTTGGCAAGCTTGTGAGGTTGGCCAGTGGCTTAGGGCTCACCTTTCACATCACAGGCTTGTCGCAGACCGAAGGCGACCCATCATGA